One genomic window of Azospirillum sp. TSH100 includes the following:
- a CDS encoding methyl-accepting chemotaxis protein: protein MSVLGLALLGLVFYVESSKQDAVRQLAEQAVTRTETLKTLRIQLLNGRRVEKDFLLRRDGELPARHAALVAEMQRTLDGLAAALPPGVGADRLGKARAELADYGRQFAEVADRQTRIGLDENKGLLGTLRGAVHSVESALARYDDPRLMAGLLMMRRHEKDFLARVDGKYIDSFTASVAAFLTALDGAPVPEIDRAPVRAAIETYRRDFTELARAVLDMTGEVRKLSDSYGRLEPVLLEVEERQKAERAAAEASYSAIRDQVKQITWMSLAVVGVLGLAGALLVGGSIAGSVTRLTRSMQRIAGGELEVAVDGARRRDEIGEMAQALLVFRDNGAELRRMQAEQEAQKERNEAERKRQTHELADRFETAMRGVVAQLSASAGRMQDSARSLSAMAEDGRSRATSVAAATEQTSANVQTVAASSQQMAASIGDLTRQIAESAAIAQRAADCAQTTNGSIRALSDQAQRIGEVITLISSIAGQTNLLALNATIEAARAGEAGKGFAVVAQEVKNLASQTARATEEIAAQISAMQQATGGAVDSIGEIDRTIGEINSIATGAASAIEEQDAAMREIARNVQQAAGGTQDIATSIGGVQRTADGTGSAAQEVMEAATALYRDTEGLSQEVDRFIRTIRAG from the coding sequence GTGAGCGTCCTCGGACTGGCTCTCCTGGGCTTGGTATTCTATGTCGAAAGCTCCAAGCAGGATGCCGTTCGGCAACTTGCCGAGCAGGCGGTGACACGCACTGAAACGCTGAAGACCCTGCGCATCCAGCTGCTGAACGGCCGGCGGGTCGAGAAGGACTTCCTGCTGCGCCGCGACGGCGAATTGCCGGCCCGCCATGCCGCCCTGGTGGCGGAGATGCAGCGGACCCTGGACGGGCTGGCCGCCGCTCTCCCGCCGGGCGTCGGCGCCGACCGGCTTGGAAAGGCGCGGGCGGAGCTAGCCGATTATGGCCGGCAGTTCGCCGAGGTGGCGGACCGCCAGACCCGCATCGGCCTGGACGAGAACAAGGGGCTGCTCGGGACCTTGCGCGGTGCCGTCCATTCGGTCGAGTCGGCGCTGGCCCGGTATGACGATCCGCGGCTGATGGCCGGCCTGCTGATGATGCGTCGGCACGAGAAGGACTTCCTGGCGCGGGTCGACGGCAAATATATCGACAGCTTCACCGCGTCGGTCGCCGCCTTCCTGACGGCTCTCGATGGGGCGCCGGTGCCGGAGATCGACCGGGCGCCGGTCCGCGCCGCCATCGAGACCTACCGCCGTGACTTCACCGAACTGGCACGTGCTGTGCTGGATATGACGGGCGAGGTCCGCAAACTGTCGGACAGCTATGGCCGGCTGGAGCCGGTGCTGCTGGAGGTGGAAGAGCGGCAGAAGGCGGAACGGGCGGCGGCGGAGGCGAGCTATTCCGCGATCCGCGATCAGGTCAAGCAGATCACCTGGATGTCGCTGGCCGTGGTTGGCGTGCTGGGTCTGGCCGGGGCGCTGCTGGTCGGCGGTTCGATCGCCGGGTCGGTGACCCGGCTGACCCGGTCGATGCAGCGCATCGCCGGCGGCGAGTTGGAGGTGGCGGTGGACGGGGCCCGCCGCCGCGACGAGATCGGCGAGATGGCGCAGGCGCTTCTGGTCTTCCGCGACAACGGAGCCGAACTGCGCCGCATGCAGGCGGAACAGGAGGCGCAGAAGGAGCGCAACGAAGCGGAGCGCAAGCGCCAGACGCACGAGCTGGCCGACCGTTTCGAGACGGCGATGCGCGGCGTGGTGGCGCAACTGTCGGCCTCGGCCGGCCGGATGCAGGACAGCGCCCGCTCACTGTCGGCGATGGCGGAGGATGGCCGCAGCCGCGCCACCTCGGTCGCCGCGGCGACGGAACAGACCTCCGCCAATGTGCAGACGGTCGCCGCCTCCTCGCAGCAGATGGCGGCGTCCATCGGTGACCTGACCCGGCAGATCGCCGAATCGGCGGCCATCGCCCAGCGGGCGGCCGACTGCGCCCAGACGACGAATGGCAGCATCCGCGCCCTGTCCGATCAGGCCCAGCGCATCGGGGAGGTCATCACCCTGATTTCCTCCATCGCCGGCCAGACCAACCTGCTGGCGCTGAACGCCACCATCGAGGCGGCACGGGCGGGCGAGGCGGGCAAGGGCTTCGCCGTCGTCGCGCAGGAGGTGAAGAACCTCGCCAGCCAGACCGCCAGGGCGACCGAGGAGATCGCCGCCCAGATCTCCGCCATGCAGCAGGCGACCGGCGGAGCGGTCGACTCCATCGGCGAGATCGACCGCACCATCGGCGAAATCAACAGCATCGCCACCGGCGCCGCCTCCGCCATCGAGGAGCAGGATGCGGCGATGCGCGAGATCGCCCGCAATGTCCAGCAGGCGGCGGGAGGCACCCAGGACATCGCCACCAGCATCGGTGGCGTCCAGCGCACCGCCGATGGCACCGGCTCGGCGGCGCAGGAGGTGATGGAGGCCGCCACCGCGCTCTATCGCGACACGGAAGGCCTGTCGCAGGAGGTGGACCGCTTCATCCGGACGATCCGCGCGGGGTGA
- a CDS encoding substrate-binding domain-containing protein, whose product MLRRSFVLGVLGCAAAALVALVEAAAPSAALAADRFITVASTTSTEDSGLFGSLLPKFTARTGIEVRVVAKGTGQAIDLAKRGDADVLFVHHKPSEEKFVAEGFSTVRKPVMYNDFVIVGPASDPAGVKGSKDVAQSLSKIAGAKAPFVSRGDDSGTHKAELALWKTANLDPAKADGGWYRSIGQGMGPTLNTAAAMNGYALTDRGTWLNFKNRGPLTVLVEGDKRLFNQYGVMLVNPAKFPHVKAADGQAFVDWLVSADGQKAIADYQINGEQLFFPNANEPGA is encoded by the coding sequence ATGCTGCGCCGTTCATTCGTGCTTGGCGTGCTGGGCTGTGCCGCCGCGGCCCTGGTCGCTCTGGTAGAAGCCGCCGCCCCGTCCGCCGCGCTGGCCGCCGACCGCTTCATCACGGTCGCCTCCACCACCTCGACCGAGGATTCGGGCCTGTTCGGCTCGCTCCTGCCGAAATTCACCGCCAGGACGGGGATCGAGGTGCGGGTCGTCGCCAAGGGCACCGGGCAGGCCATCGACCTCGCCAAGCGCGGCGACGCCGACGTGCTGTTCGTCCACCACAAGCCATCGGAGGAGAAGTTCGTCGCCGAAGGCTTCTCCACCGTGCGCAAGCCGGTGATGTACAACGATTTCGTCATCGTCGGCCCCGCCAGCGACCCGGCCGGCGTCAAGGGCAGCAAGGACGTCGCCCAGTCGCTGTCGAAGATCGCGGGGGCCAAGGCGCCCTTCGTGTCGCGCGGCGACGACAGCGGCACGCACAAGGCCGAACTCGCCCTGTGGAAGACCGCCAACCTCGACCCGGCCAAGGCGGACGGGGGCTGGTACCGCTCGATCGGCCAGGGCATGGGCCCGACGCTGAACACCGCCGCCGCGATGAACGGCTATGCCCTGACCGACCGCGGCACCTGGCTGAACTTCAAGAACCGCGGCCCGCTGACGGTGCTGGTGGAGGGGGATAAGCGCCTGTTCAACCAATACGGCGTGATGCTGGTCAACCCGGCCAAGTTCCCCCACGTCAAGGCGGCCGACGGGCAGGCTTTCGTCGACTGGCTGGTCTCGGCCGACGGGCAGAAGGCGATCGCCGACTACCAGATCAACGGTGAACAGCTGTTCTTCCCCAACGCCAACGAGCCGGGGGCGTAA
- a CDS encoding ABC transporter permease, translated as MQDFSQALAVAFSMILSMDDGLMRIIGLSLRVSLSAVAIATLIGLPLGAAVAALSFPGRRAVAIALNTMMGLPPVVVGLVVYLLLSRSGPFGVLGLLFTPTAMIVAQTVMIVPIVASLARQTVEDLLVDYDDLLRVTGAGPVRRLATLLAEARWSLVTTVLAGFGRASAEVGAVMIVGGNIEHVTRVMTTAIALETSKGDLPMALGLGMVLMTLSLTVNLAASLLTETAAKA; from the coding sequence ATGCAGGATTTTTCCCAAGCCCTGGCCGTTGCTTTTTCCATGATCCTGTCGATGGACGACGGTCTGATGCGGATCATCGGCCTGTCGCTGCGCGTCAGCCTGTCCGCCGTGGCCATCGCCACGCTGATCGGCCTGCCGCTGGGTGCCGCCGTCGCGGCGCTCAGCTTTCCCGGCCGCCGCGCCGTCGCCATCGCGCTGAACACGATGATGGGGCTGCCGCCGGTGGTGGTCGGGCTGGTGGTCTATCTGCTGCTGTCGCGCTCCGGCCCCTTCGGCGTGCTGGGGCTGCTGTTCACCCCGACGGCGATGATCGTCGCCCAGACGGTGATGATCGTGCCCATCGTCGCCTCGCTCGCCCGCCAGACGGTGGAGGATCTGCTGGTCGACTATGACGACCTGCTGCGCGTCACCGGTGCCGGTCCGGTCCGCCGGCTGGCCACCCTGCTGGCGGAGGCGCGCTGGAGCCTCGTCACCACCGTGCTGGCCGGCTTCGGCCGCGCCTCGGCGGAGGTCGGGGCGGTGATGATCGTCGGCGGCAACATCGAACATGTGACCCGCGTCATGACCACCGCCATCGCGCTGGAGACCAGCAAGGGCGACCTGCCGATGGCGCTGGGGCTGGGCATGGTGCTGATGACGCTGTCGCTGACGGTCAATCTCGCCGCGTCGCTGCTGACGGAGACGGCCGCCAAAGCCTGA
- the fdhD gene encoding formate dehydrogenase accessory sulfurtransferase FdhD, with protein MSLKTFTIAPDPANPKLTERVRGLDQDGREIETAVTVERPLTLYLNGQEIVTMMTIGDYPDCLAVGYLLNQNMLRRDDRITGIDVDEETDTVVVRTERATDYEAKLKKKTLTSGCAQGTAFGDVMETFESVSLPADVRLRTSWIYALSKQINLQPSLYLEAGAIHGCVLCQQDRPLVYMEDVGRHNAVDKVAGYMHLNGVSAGDKIFYTTGRLTSEMVIKTVQMGIPILVSRSGFTAWGVQLARQANLTLVGRAKGKRFIALAGTDRLVFDADAAGADEEDRRHGRKGSRDDD; from the coding sequence ATGAGCCTGAAGACCTTCACCATAGCGCCGGATCCGGCCAACCCCAAGCTGACCGAGCGCGTGCGCGGCCTGGACCAGGACGGCCGCGAGATCGAGACGGCCGTGACGGTCGAGCGGCCGTTGACCCTGTACCTGAACGGGCAGGAGATCGTCACCATGATGACGATCGGCGATTATCCTGACTGTCTGGCGGTCGGCTATCTGCTGAACCAGAACATGCTGCGGCGCGACGACCGCATCACCGGCATCGACGTGGACGAGGAGACGGACACCGTCGTCGTCCGCACCGAACGCGCGACCGACTACGAAGCCAAGCTGAAGAAGAAGACGCTGACCTCCGGCTGCGCCCAGGGCACCGCCTTCGGCGACGTGATGGAGACCTTCGAGTCCGTCAGCCTGCCGGCCGATGTGCGGCTCCGCACCTCGTGGATCTACGCGCTGTCGAAGCAGATCAACCTGCAGCCCAGCCTGTATCTGGAGGCCGGCGCCATCCATGGCTGCGTGCTGTGCCAGCAGGACCGGCCGCTGGTCTACATGGAGGATGTCGGCCGCCACAACGCGGTGGACAAGGTCGCCGGCTACATGCACCTGAACGGCGTTTCCGCCGGCGACAAGATTTTCTACACCACCGGCCGCCTGACATCCGAGATGGTCATCAAGACGGTGCAGATGGGCATTCCGATCCTGGTCTCGCGCTCCGGCTTCACCGCCTGGGGCGTGCAGCTGGCGCGGCAGGCCAACCTGACGCTGGTCGGCCGGGCCAAGGGCAAGCGCTTCATCGCGCTGGCCGGCACAGACCGGCTGGTGTTCGACGCCGACGCCGCGGGCGCCGACGAGGAGGATCGCCGGCATGGACGCAAGGGAAGCCGCGATGACGATTGA
- the mobA gene encoding molybdenum cofactor guanylyltransferase MobA encodes MTIDSAHPDIGGVLLAGGLSRRMGGGDKCLRPLGDRSILERIVATVRPQVGPLVLNANGDPARFAHLHLPVAADVVEGYAGPLAGVLTGMEWLRGTAPGIGWVASFATDAPFIPRDLVTRMVAALEHEGADLACARSGGQDHPVFGLWPIRLAGDLRRAMVEQGVRKVDAWTARYRLAVAEFAIDPVDPFFNTNRPEDLAEAERLLASGHAS; translated from the coding sequence ATGACGATTGACTCAGCTCACCCGGATATTGGCGGCGTTCTGCTGGCCGGCGGCCTGTCGCGCCGGATGGGCGGCGGCGACAAGTGCCTGCGCCCGCTCGGCGACCGCAGCATCCTGGAACGCATCGTCGCCACCGTCCGGCCGCAGGTCGGCCCGCTGGTGCTGAACGCCAATGGCGACCCCGCCCGCTTCGCCCATCTCCACCTGCCGGTGGCGGCCGACGTGGTGGAAGGCTATGCCGGGCCGCTCGCCGGCGTACTGACCGGCATGGAGTGGCTGCGCGGCACCGCTCCCGGCATCGGCTGGGTTGCCAGCTTCGCCACCGATGCGCCGTTCATCCCGCGCGACCTCGTCACCCGCATGGTGGCGGCGCTGGAGCATGAGGGCGCCGACCTCGCCTGCGCCCGGTCCGGCGGGCAGGACCACCCGGTCTTCGGGCTGTGGCCGATCCGTCTGGCCGGCGACCTGCGCCGCGCCATGGTGGAGCAGGGCGTCCGCAAGGTCGATGCCTGGACCGCCCGTTACCGGCTGGCCGTCGCCGAATTCGCCATAGACCCTGTCGATCCCTTCTTCAACACCAACCGGCCGGAGGATCTGGCCGAGGCGGAACGCCTGCTGGCGTCGGGACATGCGTCATGA
- a CDS encoding DUF3305 domain-containing protein has product MTEPPVTQSLERIETMPLGIVVERRRGVTAWADWSWRPMSVIPGAGPVEPPGRLLMEGEGWTHSHAATLTLELFRTDTEGYRLNLSQDPPRLWVVMRPGPDGEELVPFTVTASAHEGEGYQVGADVVETVPMPPEVIALVRDFVEQHHVDVPFHKRERKRHFEKEDRKR; this is encoded by the coding sequence ATGACGGAACCGCCCGTTACCCAATCCCTTGAGCGTATCGAGACCATGCCGCTCGGCATCGTGGTGGAGCGTCGGCGCGGCGTCACCGCCTGGGCCGACTGGAGTTGGCGCCCGATGTCGGTCATTCCTGGTGCCGGCCCGGTCGAGCCGCCCGGCCGCCTGCTGATGGAGGGCGAAGGCTGGACCCACAGCCATGCGGCTACCCTGACGCTGGAACTGTTCCGCACCGACACCGAGGGCTATCGCCTGAACCTGTCGCAGGATCCGCCGCGGCTTTGGGTGGTGATGCGCCCCGGTCCGGATGGCGAGGAACTGGTGCCTTTCACGGTCACCGCGTCCGCCCATGAAGGTGAAGGCTATCAGGTCGGCGCCGATGTGGTGGAGACGGTGCCGATGCCGCCGGAGGTGATCGCGCTGGTCCGCGATTTCGTCGAGCAGCACCATGTCGACGTTCCCTTCCACAAGCGCGAGCGCAAGCGCCACTTCGAGAAGGAGGATCGGAAGCGGTGA
- a CDS encoding DUF3306 domain-containing protein: MSGEAFLSRWSRLKRTAVKPEPVPADLPPAGEEAAELPVPVAEDSPADAIPPEAEDPLKDLPPVEELTGESDFTPFLRAEVPEDLHRQALRKLWTSDPIYANDDGLKDYADDYASLFTGGVPVKTLYRVGKGFLDTLDEVAEGGLEAPPTADAEVSEVSDTPSPQPPIPSPPG, translated from the coding sequence GTGAGCGGCGAAGCCTTCCTGTCGCGCTGGTCGCGCCTGAAACGCACGGCGGTCAAGCCGGAGCCGGTGCCTGCCGATCTTCCTCCGGCCGGCGAAGAGGCCGCGGAGCTTCCGGTCCCCGTGGCCGAGGACAGCCCGGCCGATGCCATCCCGCCGGAAGCCGAAGACCCGCTGAAGGACCTGCCTCCGGTCGAGGAACTGACCGGCGAGTCCGACTTCACCCCCTTCCTGCGCGCCGAGGTGCCGGAGGATCTGCACCGCCAGGCCCTGCGCAAGCTTTGGACCTCCGACCCGATCTATGCCAATGACGACGGGCTGAAGGACTACGCCGACGACTATGCCAGCCTGTTTACCGGCGGGGTGCCGGTGAAGACGCTCTACCGAGTCGGCAAGGGCTTCCTCGACACGCTCGACGAGGTGGCGGAGGGGGGCCTTGAGGCTCCGCCCACGGCTGACGCCGAGGTTTCCGAGGTAAGCGACACCCCCTCTCCCCAACCGCCAATCCCCTCTCCCCCCGGGTGA
- a CDS encoding molecular chaperone: MSIAVDHTVPPAIAEEELFRAQVYALLARLLARAPDAAFLSALGELAGEGGEFGAALDRLADAARGSDPAAVEEEFTTLFIGVGGSERTPYGSFYLTGFLNEKPLAELRADMARLGIARADDVSEPEDHIAALCEMMAGLIGGEFAPEEDGIVGLDGQRTFFDRHVGSWAGRFFADLETSPSARFYRAVGAVGLGFLAVEARAFDLAA, from the coding sequence GTGTCCATTGCCGTCGATCACACCGTGCCCCCCGCGATCGCGGAGGAGGAGCTGTTCCGTGCGCAGGTCTATGCTCTGCTGGCGCGCCTGCTCGCGCGTGCGCCCGATGCGGCGTTCCTGAGCGCGCTGGGCGAGCTGGCTGGGGAGGGCGGCGAGTTCGGTGCGGCGCTCGACCGGCTGGCCGACGCGGCGCGCGGCAGCGACCCGGCGGCGGTGGAAGAGGAATTCACCACCCTCTTCATCGGTGTCGGTGGCAGCGAGCGCACCCCCTACGGGTCCTTCTACCTGACCGGTTTCCTGAACGAGAAGCCGCTGGCGGAGCTGCGCGCCGACATGGCGCGGCTGGGCATCGCCCGTGCCGACGACGTGTCGGAACCGGAAGACCACATCGCCGCCCTGTGCGAGATGATGGCCGGCCTGATCGGCGGCGAATTCGCGCCGGAGGAGGACGGCATCGTTGGCCTCGACGGACAGCGGACATTTTTCGATCGCCACGTCGGCTCCTGGGCCGGGCGGTTCTTCGCGGATTTGGAGACCTCGCCGTCGGCCCGCTTCTATCGGGCGGTCGGTGCGGTCGGACTGGGTTTTCTGGCGGTCGAGGCGCGCGCCTTCGACCTTGCGGCCTGA
- a CDS encoding formate dehydrogenase has protein sequence MTRNAVKATDEAVKQGRDTQSKDKGLARRDLFRVAGLGAGALGAVAAGVTATGGAAEAAPAETTSTGYRETDHVRKVYEVSRF, from the coding sequence ATGACGCGGAACGCGGTCAAAGCCACGGATGAAGCAGTCAAACAGGGCAGGGATACGCAGAGCAAGGACAAGGGGCTCGCCCGGCGCGACCTGTTCCGCGTCGCCGGTCTCGGGGCTGGCGCGCTCGGCGCCGTCGCCGCCGGCGTGACCGCCACCGGTGGCGCGGCCGAGGCCGCCCCGGCTGAGACGACCTCCACGGGCTACCGCGAGACCGACCATGTCCGGAAGGTCTACGAAGTCAGCCGCTTCTAA
- a CDS encoding formate dehydrogenase subunit alpha, whose amino-acid sequence MLIKKSSATSGGRRLARTLTQTLASSTGVTVDRRAFLRTSGIAAGGAALASAMPFGMVKKADAATAAAVAGAPVKQVKSVCTHCSVGCTVVAEVQNGVWIGQEPGFDSPINLGSHCAKGASVREHAHGERRLRYPMKMVDGKWTRISWDQAIEEVGSKLLAIREQSGPDSVFWLGSAKHSNEQAYLFRKFAALWGTNNVDHQARICHSTTVAGVANVWGYGAMTNSYNDIQKSRALFFIGSNAAEAHPVAMMHVLKAKEQNAAPLIVADPRFTRTAAHANEYIRFRPGTDVALVWGILWHILQNGWEDKDYIARRVYGFDDIRAEVAKWTPEEVERVTGVPGSQLHRVARTLASNRPGTLVWCMGGTQHHIGNNNTRAYCVLQLALGNVGVSGGGTNIFRGHDNVQGATDFGVTSDSLPGYYGLAEGAWRHWARVWDLPYDGLQKRFGSKALMESTGIPVSRWFDGVLEAKENLDQPNPVKGMVFWGHAPNSQVRLPDMKKAMEKLELLVVVDPYPTMTAVLPDRKNDFYLLPAATQFETSGSATASNRSVQWRDKIVEPLFEAKTDHEIMYLFARKFGFAADLCKNIKVNGNEPLVEDITREWNRGMWSVGYTGQSPERLKLHMQHQATFDKTTLRAVGGPCDGDYFGLPWPCWGTPEMKHPGSANLYDTSLPVAQGGGAFRARFGVERNGVTLLAEGSYPEGSEIKDGYPEVTMAMLQKLGFDADLTPEELAVIQKIGGDKIGAVSWTTDLSGGIQRVAIKHGLNPPGNAKARCVAWNFPDPVPIHREPLYTPRRDLVASYPTYKDTKSWRVPTLYKSIQDRDVSKEYPIILTSGRLVEYEGGGDETRSNPWLAELQQDMFVEINPFDANNAGVKDGQLVWVEGPEKGKVKVKAMVTERVGRGVAFMPFHFGGVYQGQDLRSKYPAGADPIVLGEAANTATTYGYDSVTQMQETKTTLCRIQAA is encoded by the coding sequence ATGCTCATCAAGAAAAGCTCGGCCACCTCCGGCGGCCGCCGTCTCGCCCGCACCCTGACCCAGACGCTGGCATCATCCACCGGCGTCACTGTCGACCGCCGCGCCTTCCTGCGCACCTCCGGCATTGCCGCCGGCGGCGCCGCGCTGGCCTCCGCCATGCCCTTCGGCATGGTGAAGAAGGCCGACGCCGCCACCGCGGCCGCCGTCGCCGGCGCGCCGGTGAAGCAGGTCAAGTCGGTCTGCACCCACTGCTCGGTCGGCTGCACCGTGGTGGCCGAGGTGCAGAACGGCGTCTGGATCGGGCAGGAGCCCGGCTTCGACAGCCCGATCAACCTGGGTTCGCACTGCGCCAAGGGCGCTTCGGTGCGCGAACACGCCCATGGCGAACGCCGCCTGCGCTATCCGATGAAGATGGTAGACGGCAAGTGGACCCGGATCAGCTGGGATCAGGCGATCGAGGAGGTCGGTTCCAAGCTGCTGGCGATCCGCGAGCAGTCCGGCCCGGATTCGGTGTTCTGGCTCGGCTCGGCCAAGCACAGCAACGAGCAGGCCTATCTGTTCCGCAAATTCGCCGCGCTGTGGGGCACCAACAACGTCGACCATCAGGCGCGCATCTGCCACTCCACCACCGTGGCCGGCGTGGCCAACGTCTGGGGCTACGGCGCCATGACGAACAGCTACAACGACATCCAGAAGTCGCGGGCGCTGTTCTTCATCGGCTCCAACGCCGCCGAGGCGCATCCCGTCGCCATGATGCATGTGCTGAAGGCGAAGGAGCAGAACGCCGCTCCGCTGATCGTCGCCGATCCGCGCTTCACCCGCACCGCCGCCCACGCCAACGAATATATCCGCTTCCGTCCCGGCACCGATGTGGCGCTGGTCTGGGGCATCCTCTGGCACATCCTCCAGAACGGCTGGGAGGACAAGGACTATATCGCCCGGCGCGTCTACGGCTTCGACGACATCCGCGCCGAGGTCGCCAAATGGACGCCGGAAGAGGTGGAGCGTGTCACCGGCGTTCCGGGTTCGCAGCTGCACCGCGTCGCCCGCACGCTGGCCTCCAACCGGCCGGGCACGCTGGTCTGGTGCATGGGCGGCACCCAGCACCACATCGGCAACAACAACACCCGCGCCTATTGCGTGCTCCAGCTGGCGCTGGGCAATGTCGGCGTGTCGGGCGGCGGCACCAACATCTTCCGCGGCCACGACAATGTGCAGGGTGCGACCGACTTCGGCGTCACCTCGGACAGCCTGCCCGGCTATTACGGTCTGGCGGAGGGCGCGTGGCGCCACTGGGCGCGCGTCTGGGATCTCCCCTATGATGGCCTCCAGAAGCGCTTCGGGTCGAAAGCGCTGATGGAGAGCACCGGCATCCCGGTGTCGCGCTGGTTCGATGGCGTGCTGGAAGCCAAGGAGAATCTGGACCAGCCGAACCCGGTCAAGGGCATGGTCTTCTGGGGCCACGCGCCGAACAGCCAGGTCCGTCTGCCCGACATGAAGAAGGCGATGGAGAAGCTGGAGCTGCTGGTCGTCGTCGATCCCTATCCGACGATGACCGCGGTGCTGCCCGACCGCAAGAACGACTTCTATCTGCTGCCGGCGGCGACCCAGTTCGAGACCTCCGGCTCCGCCACCGCGTCGAACCGGTCTGTCCAATGGCGCGACAAGATCGTCGAGCCGCTGTTCGAGGCGAAGACCGACCACGAGATCATGTATCTCTTCGCCAGGAAGTTCGGCTTCGCGGCGGATCTCTGCAAGAACATCAAGGTCAACGGCAACGAGCCGCTGGTCGAGGATATCACCCGCGAATGGAACCGCGGCATGTGGTCGGTCGGCTACACCGGCCAGTCGCCGGAGCGTCTGAAGCTGCACATGCAGCATCAGGCCACCTTCGACAAGACGACCCTGCGCGCCGTCGGCGGCCCGTGCGACGGCGATTACTTCGGTCTGCCCTGGCCCTGTTGGGGCACGCCGGAGATGAAGCATCCGGGCTCCGCCAACCTCTACGACACCTCGCTGCCGGTCGCCCAGGGCGGCGGTGCCTTCCGCGCCCGCTTCGGGGTTGAGCGCAACGGCGTGACGCTGCTGGCCGAGGGCTCCTATCCGGAAGGGTCGGAGATCAAGGACGGCTATCCGGAAGTCACCATGGCGATGCTCCAGAAGCTGGGCTTCGACGCCGACCTGACGCCGGAGGAACTGGCGGTCATCCAGAAGATCGGCGGTGACAAGATCGGTGCGGTGTCCTGGACCACCGACCTGTCGGGCGGCATCCAGCGCGTGGCGATCAAGCACGGCCTGAACCCGCCGGGCAACGCCAAGGCCCGTTGCGTCGCCTGGAACTTCCCGGACCCGGTTCCGATCCACCGCGAGCCGCTCTACACCCCGCGCCGCGATCTGGTGGCCAGCTATCCGACCTACAAGGACACCAAGTCCTGGCGCGTGCCGACGCTCTACAAGTCCATCCAGGACCGCGACGTGTCGAAGGAATACCCGATCATCCTCACCTCCGGCCGTCTGGTCGAATATGAGGGCGGCGGCGACGAGACGCGGTCGAACCCCTGGCTGGCCGAGTTGCAGCAGGACATGTTCGTCGAGATCAACCCGTTCGACGCCAACAATGCCGGCGTCAAGGACGGCCAGCTGGTCTGGGTCGAAGGCCCGGAAAAGGGCAAGGTGAAGGTCAAGGCGATGGTGACCGAGCGTGTCGGCCGCGGCGTTGCCTTCATGCCCTTCCATTTCGGCGGCGTGTATCAGGGGCAGGATCTGCGCTCGAAATACCCGGCCGGGGCCGACCCGATCGTGCTGGGCGAGGCCGCCAACACGGCGACCACCTACGGCTACGACTCGGTGACCCAGATGCAGGAAACCAAGACCACCCTTTGCCGCATCCAGGCGGCCTGA
- the fdh3B gene encoding formate dehydrogenase FDH3 subunit beta: MARMKFLCDAERCIECNACVTACKNEHEIPWGINRRRVVTINDGKPGERTISVACMHCSDAPCKAVCPVDCFYQTDEGVVLHNKDLCIGCGYCFYACPFGAPQYPQAGNFGTRGKMDKCTFCSGGPEPDNSEAEFKKYGRNRLAEGKLPLCAEMCSTKALLAGDADKVSDIYRERVAARGFGSGAWGWGTAYQTKSGQERGQPGGSLFQGTGGPAGGPPLQKQGL, translated from the coding sequence ATGGCCCGGATGAAATTCCTGTGCGACGCCGAACGCTGCATCGAGTGCAACGCCTGCGTCACCGCCTGCAAGAACGAGCATGAGATCCCCTGGGGCATCAACCGCCGCCGCGTCGTGACCATCAACGACGGCAAGCCGGGGGAGCGGACCATCTCGGTCGCCTGCATGCATTGCTCCGACGCGCCCTGCAAGGCGGTCTGCCCGGTCGACTGCTTCTATCAGACCGACGAAGGCGTGGTGCTGCACAACAAGGACCTGTGCATCGGCTGCGGTTACTGCTTCTACGCCTGCCCGTTCGGCGCGCCGCAGTATCCGCAGGCCGGCAATTTCGGCACGCGCGGCAAGATGGACAAGTGCACCTTCTGCTCCGGCGGTCCGGAGCCCGACAATTCGGAGGCCGAGTTCAAGAAGTACGGCCGCAACCGTCTGGCCGAAGGCAAGCTGCCGCTCTGCGCCGAGATGTGCTCGACCAAGGCGCTGCTGGCCGGCGATGCCGACAAGGTGTCGGACATCTACCGCGAGCGCGTCGCCGCCCGTGGTTTCGGGTCCGGCGCCTGGGGCTGGGGCACCGCCTACCAGACCAAGTCGGGCCAGGAGCGCGGCCAGCCCGGCGGCTCGCTGTTCCAGGGCACCGGCGGTCCTGCCGGCGGCCCGCCCCTTCAGAAGCAGGGGCTGTGA